A part of Perognathus longimembris pacificus isolate PPM17 chromosome 18, ASM2315922v1, whole genome shotgun sequence genomic DNA contains:
- the LOC125366748 gene encoding 14-3-3 protein epsilon-like: MDDREALVSQAKLAEQAERYNEMVESMKKVAGMDVELTVEERSLLSVAYKNVIGARRASWRIISSIEQKEENKGGENKLKMIQEYWQMVETEVKLICCDILDVLDKHHIPAANTGESNVFYYKMKGDYHRYLAEFATGKDRKEAVENSLVAYKAASDIAMTELPPTHPIRLGLALNFSVFYYEILNSPDRACRLAKAAFDDAIADLDTLSEESYKDSTLIVQLLCDNLTLWTSDMQGR, translated from the coding sequence ATGGATGATCGGGAAGCTCTGGTGTCCCAGGCGAAGCTGGCTGAGCAGGCTGAGCGATACAACGAAATGGTGGAATCAATGAAGAAAGTAGCAGGAATGGATGTGGAGCTGACAGTTGAAGAAAGAAGTCTCCTATCTGTTGCGTATAAAAATGTGATTGGAGCTAGAAGAGCCTCCTGGAGAATAATTAGCAGCAtcgaacagaaagaagaaaacaagggaggagaaaacaaactaaaaatgatTCAGGAATATTGGCAAATGGTTGAGACTGAAGTAAAGTTAATCTGTTGTGACATTCTGGATGTACTCGACAAACACCATATTCCAGCAGCTAACACTGGCGAGTCCAATGTTTTCTATTATAAAATGAAAGGGGACTACCACAGGTATCTGGCTGAATTTGCCACAGGAAAAGACCGGAAGGAGGCAGTGGAAAACAGCCTAGTGGCTTATAAAGCTGCTAGTGATATTGCAATGACAGAACTTCCACCAACGCATCCAATTCGTTTAGGTCTTGCTCTCAACTTTTCCGTATTCTACTATGAAATTCTTAATTCTCCTGACAGGGCCTGCAGGTTGGCAAAAGCAGCTTTTGATGATGCAATTGCAGATCTGGATACTCTGAGTGAAGAAAGCTATAAGGACTCTACACTTATCGTGCAGTTGTTATGTGATAATCTGACACTATGGACTTCAGACATGCAGGGACGGTGA